In Nitrosopumilaceae archaeon, the following are encoded in one genomic region:
- a CDS encoding response regulator, producing the protein MTISDNKNKIKQKTAIVVDDDIDTLDVFCECLELYQFRIVGKAYNGEKVAELYSTFKPDVVFLDVMMDKYDGIYALEQIRKVDPNAIVIMVTADLTKDTSDNIERLKASALIYKPFDLKNVINIVENMIGSERNNAPVFEQPELLVPHTELTFNAYPKETRVVEK; encoded by the coding sequence ATGACCATCTCAGATAACAAAAACAAAATAAAACAAAAAACAGCAATAGTAGTTGATGATGACATTGATACACTTGATGTCTTTTGTGAGTGTCTGGAGCTTTACCAATTTAGAATTGTAGGTAAAGCATACAATGGTGAAAAGGTAGCAGAGTTGTATTCAACCTTCAAGCCAGATGTGGTTTTTCTTGATGTGATGATGGATAAATATGACGGCATTTATGCACTAGAGCAAATAAGAAAAGTGGATCCAAATGCCATAGTGATAATGGTTACTGCTGATCTTACAAAAGATACATCTGATAATATAGAACGTTTGAAGGCATCTGCTTTAATTTACAAGCCATTTGATCTAAAAAATGTAATAAATATTGTAGAGAACATGATTGGTTCAGAGAGAAATAATGCACCTGTTTTTGAGCAGCCAGAATTACTAGTACCGCATACTGAATTGACTTTCAATGCATATCCAAAAGAAACAAGGGTGGTTGAAAAATGA
- a CDS encoding matrixin family metalloprotease, with protein sequence MKSELIHDLEQQKIFLKEINSTLRMQNQELQNKNAVNAQLVKQKALSQLQSEHKIKQIMVINGFQRKHASLAGIIAVVGLTIFGYSFHENQVLINTIPNQLANYNSNYVIQNLQGNTVNTWLAWHLVTGQVLHVDIINEAGISPDKIFAVKDSILSTQTVTLDNSLLNKGPSGTSVYYKGWAGALTAATAQKTHFYIPEKFEVSDSPNGAGEIIITLTRDENPDGLSGYTKSIADGNQILKTTITIYNADQLSANQIGAIVRHEFGHAMGLAHSSAPEDLMHATIQTDYPYISGCDIHAITSLYNDKQSSQVVCQT encoded by the coding sequence ATGAAATCAGAGCTAATCCACGACTTGGAGCAACAGAAAATTTTTCTAAAAGAGATAAACTCAACTTTACGAATGCAAAACCAAGAGTTACAAAACAAGAACGCGGTTAATGCTCAATTAGTTAAACAAAAAGCTCTATCACAGCTACAATCTGAGCACAAAATCAAACAGATTATGGTAATCAATGGTTTTCAAAGAAAACATGCGTCACTAGCAGGCATTATTGCAGTTGTAGGGTTGACCATATTTGGATATTCATTTCATGAGAATCAGGTTCTCATAAATACAATACCAAATCAACTTGCAAACTACAACTCTAACTATGTCATACAAAACCTACAAGGTAATACAGTAAACACATGGCTTGCATGGCACCTTGTTACTGGACAGGTCTTGCATGTTGATATCATAAATGAAGCCGGTATATCGCCAGACAAGATATTTGCTGTAAAAGATTCCATTTTATCAACACAGACAGTAACCCTTGATAATTCATTATTAAACAAAGGTCCCTCAGGTACATCAGTATATTACAAAGGGTGGGCGGGGGCATTAACTGCTGCAACTGCACAGAAAACACACTTTTACATTCCAGAAAAATTTGAGGTAAGTGATTCACCAAATGGTGCAGGCGAGATTATAATCACGCTTACCAGAGATGAAAACCCAGATGGACTATCAGGATATACAAAATCAATCGCAGATGGCAACCAGATACTAAAGACTACAATAACAATATACAATGCAGACCAGCTTTCTGCAAATCAGATTGGTGCCATTGTAAGACATGAGTTTGGACACGCTATGGGCCTTGCACATTCATCTGCTCCAGAAGATCTGATGCATGCAACCATTCAGACAGATTATCCATACATTTCTGGCTGTGACATTCATGCAATAACTTCACTATACAATGACAAACAATCAAGCCAAGTGGTGTGTCAGACGTGA
- a CDS encoding ATP-binding protein, which translates to MVTSFILIESLESKQAFDGNSINTAGKNRFLTEMVLNAVKDNYIGEKSSGDPISALAVYENNLQLLKTGGTQMGAPISPLPKEFQGQWENIHNLYLDYQAKIQSFVKSDSANYRKTTLVEISSLADKLVQQNDILTVKMASVTQNSHTMQMLLQAFLVIINIVALLFMIKMIYNSLKNKAEQLVKAEKDMAVDRKYRKLYDGLPDLCRTINEDGIILDCNVVYANSLGYSKEEVIGKSIFEHVADKSFSSLHDSFVAWRSYGHVQSRDIWFKRKDGSIFPALLNATKLIDENYKCVISNTVIRDMSDIYNIRKELEDQKLKRLSAIGEIASRLAHDLRNPLSILKNTVEIIKIKYSNNTLDPVPFNTHCAKIDNAISRMSHQLDDVLDFVRISPLNLTEVSLLPFVRSICEKIPHSKNIKIELPTNYYHITCDEKKLEVVLTNLLVNAVDAIGDNAGKITIRFIMNDENMKIEITDTGSGIPEDIKDKIFEPLFTTKQKGTGLGLVSCKNIIEQHGGKIWAESKVGSGTTMYMSLPTKINTQQQIVESIPK; encoded by the coding sequence ATGGTTACAAGCTTTATTCTTATTGAATCACTTGAATCAAAACAGGCATTTGACGGAAATTCTATTAACACTGCTGGAAAAAATAGATTTCTTACTGAAATGGTACTCAACGCTGTAAAAGATAACTACATAGGGGAAAAGTCAAGTGGAGATCCTATTTCGGCATTGGCAGTTTATGAAAATAACTTGCAGCTATTAAAAACAGGAGGTACTCAAATGGGCGCCCCTATATCTCCACTGCCTAAAGAATTTCAGGGACAGTGGGAAAACATTCACAATTTGTATTTAGATTACCAAGCAAAGATACAAAGTTTTGTAAAATCTGATTCTGCCAACTATAGAAAAACAACATTAGTAGAAATTTCCTCACTTGCTGACAAATTGGTACAACAAAATGATATTTTGACAGTTAAGATGGCATCAGTTACTCAAAACTCGCATACCATGCAAATGTTGCTGCAGGCTTTTCTTGTCATAATAAACATTGTTGCCCTTCTTTTCATGATAAAAATGATCTATAATAGTTTGAAAAACAAGGCAGAACAATTGGTAAAAGCAGAAAAAGACATGGCTGTAGATAGAAAATACAGGAAACTTTACGATGGATTACCAGATCTTTGTCGTACCATAAATGAAGACGGGATCATATTGGATTGTAATGTGGTTTATGCAAATAGTCTTGGATATTCAAAAGAGGAAGTTATAGGAAAATCAATATTTGAGCACGTTGCTGACAAAAGCTTTTCCAGTCTTCATGATTCGTTTGTAGCATGGAGAAGTTATGGACATGTGCAAAGTAGAGATATATGGTTTAAAAGAAAAGATGGCAGTATCTTTCCAGCACTTCTTAATGCAACCAAACTTATCGATGAAAATTACAAATGTGTGATAAGCAATACGGTAATAAGAGATATGTCAGATATTTATAATATAAGAAAAGAATTAGAAGATCAAAAGCTAAAACGATTATCTGCAATTGGTGAAATAGCATCTAGACTTGCCCATGATTTACGAAATCCTCTTTCAATCTTGAAAAACACAGTTGAGATAATAAAAATCAAATATTCAAACAACACATTAGATCCAGTTCCCTTTAACACACATTGTGCAAAAATCGATAATGCAATTTCTCGCATGTCCCATCAGTTAGATGACGTACTTGATTTTGTAAGAATATCTCCTCTTAATCTAACTGAAGTGTCACTGTTACCTTTTGTAAGAAGCATATGTGAAAAAATTCCTCATTCCAAAAATATTAAGATTGAGTTGCCAACCAATTATTATCATATAACATGCGATGAGAAAAAACTTGAAGTCGTTCTTACAAATCTTCTTGTAAATGCCGTAGATGCAATAGGTGATAATGCGGGCAAGATCACTATCAGATTTATTATGAATGATGAGAATATGAAAATAGAAATAACTGATACAGGTTCAGGCATTCCAGAGGATATCAAAGATAAGATATTTGAGCCATTATTTACGACAAAACAGAAAGGAACCGGTCTTGGACTGGTTAGCTGTAAAAACATAATAGAACAACATGGAGGGAAAATATGGGCTGAAAGTAAAGTGGGCAGTGGTACTACCATGTATATGTCCTTACCAACAAAAATCAATACCCAACAACAGATAGTTGAATCAATTCCCAAGTAG
- a CDS encoding cupredoxin domain-containing protein, translating into MENTKIVAAIAISSVAIALVALIVPYQSHTQSDLHYIGVTREFWLFNSNIPDFNETKMAMPHDVYSMPTMTVNKGDTVVIHFFNTEPQGGDHHSFTISDNAYNINVALGPGENKTITFDADTAGIFPFICTFHQPTMKGQFIVESP; encoded by the coding sequence ATGGAAAATACAAAGATTGTAGCAGCTATAGCAATATCTTCAGTTGCCATTGCCTTGGTTGCATTAATAGTACCTTATCAATCACATACTCAATCTGATCTTCATTACATTGGAGTTACAAGAGAATTTTGGTTATTCAATAGTAACATACCAGACTTTAACGAAACAAAAATGGCAATGCCACATGATGTATACAGCATGCCTACTATGACAGTTAACAAAGGCGATACGGTAGTAATTCATTTCTTTAATACTGAACCCCAGGGAGGGGACCATCACTCATTTACAATATCAGATAATGCATACAACATAAACGTGGCACTAGGCCCTGGAGAAAATAAAACTATAACTTTTGATGCAGACACTGCAGGAATATTTCCATTTATCTGCACGTTTCACCAGCCTACTATGAAAGGACAGTTCATAGTAGAATCACCATGA
- a CDS encoding helix-turn-helix domain-containing protein — protein MESDDDILSVLGDKYSREIIILLSSSELSAQQISSKLGIPISTTYRKIKFLEFLKIIKKTKVVRTLEGLDESYYKCIVLEINIKFKDGKILYAIEQANMSDKIVRLWEKFSEK, from the coding sequence ATGGAAAGTGATGATGACATTTTATCTGTACTTGGAGACAAGTACAGTAGGGAAATAATAATACTGTTAAGCAGTAGTGAATTATCAGCACAACAAATATCATCCAAGCTTGGAATTCCAATTTCAACCACTTATCGGAAGATAAAGTTTCTTGAATTTCTCAAAATAATAAAAAAGACAAAGGTTGTAAGAACCTTAGAGGGACTAGACGAGAGCTATTACAAATGCATAGTATTAGAGATTAACATAAAATTCAAGGATGGCAAGATATTATACGCGATAGAACAGGCTAACATGAGTGACAAAATAGTTCGACTCTGGGAAAAATTTTCAGAAAAATGA